Proteins from a single region of Chengkuizengella sediminis:
- a CDS encoding peptidylprolyl isomerase produces the protein MRKLILLLFLSVLLLSSCTNTSSDDSEVIAETKFGNVTKSEMYDLMKEHYGEKILSDVLYDKILSQDYTVTQQEIEKALDDLKEQLGLSYLLVLKQLGLHTDEQIKEMLRIQILQQKAVLENIEVKENEIREHYDNLVPEVKLSQIVVKDEETVKEMEQKLDEGASFEELAKEYSTDADSATKGGNIGWHALELGTDLEKNLSSLDIEEVSSPIKEGEEYFIIKITDRQAMKSFDEMRNEIEDELKLSKVKPEDIVTALQDKIDQADIKIKDDDLKDVFSDLENTVIQ, from the coding sequence ATGAGAAAATTAATTCTATTATTATTCTTGAGTGTACTACTTTTAAGTTCTTGTACAAACACAAGTTCAGATGATTCAGAAGTGATAGCGGAGACGAAATTTGGAAATGTAACCAAATCAGAAATGTATGACCTCATGAAAGAGCATTATGGGGAAAAAATATTATCCGATGTGCTATACGATAAAATTCTCTCGCAAGATTATACAGTCACGCAACAAGAAATAGAGAAAGCCCTTGATGATTTAAAAGAACAACTAGGATTATCTTATTTACTAGTGTTGAAACAATTGGGTTTACATACTGATGAACAGATCAAGGAGATGTTAAGAATACAAATACTACAGCAAAAGGCTGTATTAGAAAATATAGAAGTTAAAGAAAATGAGATTAGGGAGCACTATGACAATCTTGTCCCTGAGGTTAAGTTAAGTCAAATAGTGGTGAAAGATGAAGAGACAGTGAAGGAAATGGAACAAAAACTAGATGAAGGTGCTAGTTTTGAAGAATTAGCAAAGGAGTATTCTACAGATGCTGATTCGGCAACTAAAGGTGGAAATATCGGATGGCATGCCCTTGAATTAGGAACTGATTTAGAAAAAAATCTTTCTTCACTTGATATAGAAGAGGTAAGTTCTCCTATAAAAGAAGGAGAGGAGTATTTCATTATAAAAATTACAGATCGACAAGCGATGAAGTCTTTTGATGAAATGAGGAATGAAATAGAAGATGAACTAAAGCTTTCTAAAGTGAAACCAGAAGATATTGTTACAGCTTTACAAGATAAAATTGATCAAGCGGATATTAAAATTAAAGATGATGATCTTAAAGATGTTTTTTCAGATTTAGAAAATACGGTTATACAGTAA
- a CDS encoding HBL/NHE enterotoxin family protein, producing MNKYITKVLCIVLTITLGFSMISPSFKVYANEEISSEEVISLEGLFDGLEEASTAFAITEAYAMTATTQTRIVFDKIEEISRNVNLVQPLETHLNDINGAATTWLDEIKPQMLQVNQDIISWTNTQAAFAAPLRQAYENNDKDNFILGLSLLQAEAEGYQMVVGELEEQLNSYRDELADIVANLATDFNTIKNAVEGEDGQLAVLRSELDTLNLELESLNKQITGLAFGAGGAIVLGLIGAAVSTAFPLVGGVMMFTGFVAFWAQTGVLIALAEKREDILREIAAKTEDLNQTEFEYGVLAHIMDDTDILRSNTQLAFEATEGLKSQWVIMGTKIENLKNKLELDWENSFFLPYQIDILETEANQLNEFARGLQLEYDFTIEDLN from the coding sequence ATGAATAAGTATATAACTAAGGTGCTTTGTATTGTATTAACTATCACATTAGGTTTTAGTATGATTAGTCCTAGTTTTAAGGTGTATGCTAATGAAGAAATATCTTCAGAGGAAGTCATAAGCCTTGAGGGATTATTTGATGGTTTAGAGGAGGCGTCCACGGCGTTTGCTATAACAGAGGCCTATGCTATGACTGCTACAACACAAACGAGAATCGTGTTTGATAAAATTGAAGAAATTTCTCGGAATGTAAATTTAGTTCAGCCCTTAGAAACTCACCTCAATGATATTAATGGGGCTGCAACAACATGGCTAGATGAGATAAAACCCCAAATGTTACAAGTAAATCAAGATATTATTAGTTGGACTAACACGCAGGCTGCTTTTGCTGCTCCGTTGAGACAAGCCTATGAAAATAACGATAAAGATAATTTTATACTTGGACTCAGTCTTTTACAAGCTGAGGCAGAAGGCTATCAGATGGTTGTAGGTGAATTAGAAGAACAATTAAACTCTTACAGAGATGAACTTGCAGATATCGTAGCAAATCTAGCTACAGATTTTAATACTATTAAAAATGCAGTAGAGGGGGAAGATGGTCAATTAGCAGTATTAAGAAGTGAATTAGATACTTTAAATTTGGAACTTGAAAGTTTAAATAAACAAATTACTGGTCTTGCCTTTGGAGCAGGCGGAGCAATAGTTTTAGGTCTAATAGGAGCTGCTGTCTCTACTGCATTTCCTTTAGTTGGTGGAGTGATGATGTTTACAGGTTTTGTTGCATTTTGGGCTCAAACAGGAGTTTTGATAGCTTTAGCAGAAAAAAGGGAAGACATATTGAGAGAAATCGCCGCTAAAACTGAAGATTTAAACCAAACAGAATTTGAATATGGGGTTTTAGCACACATTATGGATGACACAGATATCCTACGAAGCAATACTCAACTGGCATTTGAAGCTACTGAAGGATTAAAAAGCCAATGGGTTATTATGGGAACAAAAATAGAAAATCTTAAAAATAAGTTGGAACTTGATTGGGAAAATAGTTTCTTTTTACCATATCAAATAGATATTTTAGAAACAGAAGCAAATCAACTTAACGAGTTCGCACGTGGTCTGCAGTTAGAATATGATTTTACAATTGAAGACCTAAACTAA
- a CDS encoding HBL/NHE enterotoxin family protein, whose amino-acid sequence MRTKRILITGLISIMIANIFFIPNDAQASDNLVNVQSNLIQSIQNLQTDLQELGQQQLLINQSALELLTQPELSIENYEELTVFQDSFKDNARLWLDDIKTQNAQFIQNIISFNNVVNSFYEPLVELSQNVNNDPESKNQLIVGLTYILDQVELIQGQTDNNLLDTGNLNSTINREHEEFSVAISLARDDLTNEESRLEELKTELDELKGEREQIVAFIVGSSIGFTGSTLGLIAAIGAITIATGPTTWLIVGLVGSVFALSGSTAILITQSKRLHNINHDIAEISREIAEINLDVSIMNINEISMDQFANRVDDIPIENVNNTLNLIKDELENTIFQIQFSASIDNNFLVNLFTELRDSMNQVSDQAEIIQSFSQLPLLELDLDEELYEQID is encoded by the coding sequence ATGAGAACAAAGCGAATTTTAATTACAGGTTTGATTTCCATTATGATCGCTAATATTTTCTTTATCCCAAATGATGCTCAAGCATCTGATAATCTAGTCAATGTTCAAAGCAATTTAATTCAATCTATTCAAAATTTACAAACCGATTTACAGGAACTGGGACAACAACAACTACTAATTAATCAAAGTGCCCTTGAACTATTAACTCAACCGGAACTATCTATTGAGAATTATGAGGAATTAACAGTCTTCCAAGATTCTTTTAAAGACAATGCTAGATTATGGTTGGATGATATTAAAACACAAAATGCTCAATTCATTCAGAATATTATATCTTTCAACAATGTAGTAAATTCATTTTATGAACCACTTGTGGAGTTATCCCAAAACGTTAATAATGACCCCGAAAGTAAGAATCAACTTATTGTAGGATTAACCTATATACTTGATCAAGTGGAACTCATACAAGGTCAGACAGATAATAATCTATTAGATACAGGAAATTTAAACTCTACTATTAATAGAGAACATGAGGAGTTTTCTGTTGCAATTTCTTTAGCAAGAGATGATCTTACAAACGAAGAAAGTAGGTTAGAAGAGTTAAAAACTGAACTTGATGAATTAAAAGGAGAAAGAGAACAAATAGTCGCATTTATAGTAGGTTCTAGTATTGGATTCACAGGTTCTACTCTTGGGTTAATTGCAGCAATTGGTGCAATAACAATAGCAACAGGACCAACTACTTGGTTGATAGTAGGTTTAGTAGGATCAGTGTTTGCCTTATCAGGATCAACAGCAATTTTAATAACGCAGAGTAAAAGATTACATAATATAAATCATGATATTGCAGAAATATCAAGGGAAATTGCTGAGATCAATCTTGATGTGTCTATTATGAATATCAATGAAATTTCAATGGATCAGTTTGCAAACAGAGTAGATGATATCCCCATTGAAAATGTAAATAACACCTTAAATTTAATTAAGGATGAGTTAGAAAATACAATTTTTCAGATTCAATTTTCTGCATCTATTGATAACAACTTCTTGGTAAATTTATTTACAGAACTTAGAGATTCTATGAATCAAGTTTCAGATCAGGCAGAGATTATTCAATCCTTTAGTCAATTGCCTTTATTAGAGTTAGATCTAGATGAAGAACTATACGAACAAATAGATTAA
- a CDS encoding nucleotidyltransferase domain-containing protein: MEKWETALNSFLIEWKQRPEVTAVMVCGSYVTGNPSPRSDIDIHILLDDKVEWRERGNKVVDGFVIEYFANPPKQIIKYFEEDFNNKRTMSMVQFLTGNVLFDHTGIVEHLKTEAARWKNKIYERYDETLIEVKKYSIWDSYDNLLDCFEQHRPDFQLVYNNALSHLFNDYSSFLGYQQIPYYQLYTFLTNPIYHKKYLTNPFPDSQFSQLFIQAVEENSIELMMESFKNLTDYVLEKMGGFHIDGWKIKSSVE, translated from the coding sequence ATGGAAAAATGGGAAACGGCTTTAAATTCTTTTTTAATTGAATGGAAACAACGTCCTGAAGTGACTGCAGTAATGGTATGTGGCAGTTATGTTACAGGCAATCCATCTCCCCGTTCAGATATAGATATTCATATATTATTAGATGATAAAGTTGAATGGAGAGAAAGAGGAAATAAGGTTGTTGATGGATTTGTCATAGAATACTTTGCAAATCCTCCAAAACAAATTATAAAATATTTTGAAGAAGACTTTAATAATAAGAGAACGATGTCTATGGTTCAATTTTTAACTGGGAATGTTCTATTTGATCACACAGGCATAGTAGAACATTTAAAAACAGAAGCAGCTAGATGGAAAAATAAAATATATGAGAGATATGATGAAACTCTTATAGAGGTAAAAAAATACTCTATTTGGGATTCCTATGACAACCTCTTAGATTGTTTTGAACAACACAGACCTGATTTTCAACTAGTTTACAACAATGCATTAAGTCATTTATTCAATGACTATAGCAGCTTTCTTGGTTATCAACAAATACCTTACTATCAACTTTATACATTTTTAACAAATCCGATATACCATAAAAAATACTTAACTAACCCATTTCCTGATAGTCAATTTAGTCAACTGTTTATTCAAGCTGTTGAGGAGAATTCCATAGAACTCATGATGGAAAGTTTCAAGAATTTAACTGATTATGTTTTAGAAAAAATGGGTGGTTTCCATATCGACGGTTGGAAGATCAAAAGCAGCGTGGAATAG
- a CDS encoding class I SAM-dependent methyltransferase: MIENKKLLFPDPSKHPEWIPAHSPDWYAGLNRNVEKYKYPWKSEFDEPTAETIFADLISEQLNDTSKILDVGCGHGEFTHQFVTKTKDIVGIDIEPNFIRTAKGSNKDKAIQFELVDANKKLPFQDNDFDLIYTKKGPWLYEEASRLLKPGGVILGLFHSGTDGGLRDLFQGLYAPLLLDPYDIEKFEHKYNLNESYDLTDFELRVIEEVEYLSRPEDVLQKKCFGQNDKLKQYVWQQCLKGVTKIFNQNATSKGLKVINYHHVVRAKVAK, translated from the coding sequence ATGATAGAAAATAAAAAGTTGCTATTTCCAGATCCATCAAAACATCCAGAATGGATACCTGCACATAGTCCAGATTGGTATGCAGGGTTAAATCGAAATGTTGAGAAATATAAATATCCTTGGAAATCTGAATTTGATGAACCCACAGCAGAGACAATTTTTGCAGACCTTATATCTGAACAATTAAACGATACCTCAAAAATATTAGATGTAGGATGTGGACATGGTGAGTTTACCCATCAGTTTGTTACAAAAACCAAAGACATTGTGGGTATTGATATAGAACCAAATTTTATAAGAACTGCAAAGGGTTCAAACAAGGATAAAGCGATACAGTTTGAATTGGTTGATGCAAATAAGAAACTGCCTTTTCAAGACAATGATTTTGACTTGATCTATACGAAAAAGGGACCTTGGTTATATGAAGAAGCCAGTCGGTTATTGAAACCAGGTGGAGTAATCCTCGGACTTTTTCATAGTGGTACAGATGGTGGATTAAGAGATTTGTTCCAAGGGCTGTATGCTCCGTTGCTACTAGATCCTTATGATATTGAGAAATTTGAGCATAAATATAATTTAAATGAGAGTTATGATTTAACGGACTTTGAACTTCGAGTGATAGAAGAAGTTGAATACCTTTCAAGACCAGAAGATGTGCTTCAAAAAAAGTGCTTTGGTCAAAACGATAAATTGAAACAATATGTTTGGCAACAATGTCTAAAGGGTGTAACAAAAATATTTAATCAAAACGCAACTTCTAAAGGATTGAAAGTAATTAATTATCATCATGTTGTACGTGCTAAAGTAGCGAAATAA
- a CDS encoding NUDIX hydrolase: protein MEICKREITTSYKAPVSCKGIIINEDKVLLVKNERNVWELPGGRMELGEVPEEAVIREINEELGLNCKVEKIVDAYNFEVIKDKHVFIVTYHCKVQDDLNIQLSDEHIEYSWFSKKDLEVLDLAKGYKNSILQVFSV from the coding sequence ATTGAAATTTGTAAAAGAGAGATTACAACCTCTTATAAAGCACCGGTATCATGTAAGGGTATTATTATAAATGAAGATAAAGTACTGCTCGTGAAAAATGAAAGAAATGTTTGGGAGCTACCTGGTGGAAGAATGGAACTCGGGGAAGTACCGGAAGAAGCGGTAATAAGAGAAATAAACGAGGAGCTAGGGTTAAATTGTAAAGTTGAAAAAATCGTTGATGCTTATAATTTTGAGGTCATAAAAGATAAACATGTTTTTATAGTAACCTATCATTGTAAAGTTCAAGATGATTTGAATATACAACTAAGTGATGAACATATAGAATATAGCTGGTTTTCTAAAAAGGATTTAGAAGTGTTAGATTTAGCTAAAGGATATAAAAACTCAATTTTACAAGTGTTTAGTGTCTAG
- a CDS encoding alpha/beta fold hydrolase, which translates to MKQSYIQFGGNIARIHEWGDKNNPQIICFHGLGGTSLSFIEIAESLKHKYHILSFDLPGHGKSSAFKTDEEYGADYLVNWVIDVIERIGNDSFHILAHSWGASVALHYAAEYPEKVDKMLLLDGGYHDFEMEYVYFTELVKSKKIGYKPMCSLEEMITWYEKDFDEFIFDDKSSFLEAEKANHRRTSQLREVAIYDLMREEGSKIHFHATGDTARGVIKFQYHSQQTLKFSQLKSDILLIYVDLPDHYFDIRKVMVKTFEQKVKVTTKAYRDTTHMVHWDRPHETIEDIKNWFK; encoded by the coding sequence GTGAAACAGTCCTATATCCAATTTGGAGGAAATATAGCTAGAATTCATGAGTGGGGAGATAAAAATAATCCACAAATCATCTGCTTTCACGGTTTAGGAGGTACTAGTTTAAGTTTTATAGAGATAGCTGAATCGTTAAAACATAAATATCATATATTATCATTTGATTTGCCTGGACATGGAAAGTCAAGTGCGTTTAAAACTGATGAAGAATATGGAGCGGATTATTTAGTAAATTGGGTCATAGATGTAATAGAGAGGATTGGAAATGATTCCTTTCATATTTTAGCCCACTCTTGGGGAGCAAGTGTAGCATTGCATTATGCTGCTGAATACCCGGAAAAAGTGGATAAAATGTTGCTTTTAGATGGGGGGTATCACGATTTTGAAATGGAGTATGTATATTTTACAGAGTTAGTGAAGTCAAAAAAAATAGGATACAAGCCAATGTGTTCGTTAGAGGAAATGATCACATGGTATGAAAAAGATTTTGACGAATTTATTTTTGATGACAAATCTAGTTTTTTAGAGGCTGAAAAAGCAAACCATAGAAGAACGTCACAATTGAGGGAAGTGGCTATATATGATTTGATGAGGGAAGAAGGTAGTAAAATTCATTTTCATGCAACGGGTGATACCGCAAGAGGTGTTATTAAATTTCAGTACCATTCACAACAAACATTGAAATTCTCTCAACTTAAAAGTGATATATTACTTATATATGTTGACCTTCCTGATCATTATTTTGATATAAGGAAGGTAATGGTTAAAACATTTGAACAGAAAGTAAAAGTAACTACAAAAGCGTATAGAGATACGACACATATGGTTCACTGGGATCGGCCTCATGAAACAATAGAAGACATTAAGAATTGGTTTAAATAA
- a CDS encoding GNAT family N-acetyltransferase, with the protein MFDMLVKLYDLSDEIINLDELKNEGISIKRALVPDKYTIINYAKNEFYEQWAGECDVAFSNHPVSCFIAVKDKQVIGFACYDVTAKGYFGPTGVSKRYRGLGVGKVLLLKCLLSMREEGYGYAIIGSVAEAAGFYEKTVNAITIENSSPGVYERLIDN; encoded by the coding sequence ATGTTTGATATGTTAGTTAAACTGTATGACCTTTCAGATGAAATAATTAATCTTGATGAATTAAAAAATGAAGGCATTTCCATAAAAAGAGCATTGGTTCCTGATAAATATACCATAATTAATTATGCAAAAAATGAGTTTTATGAACAGTGGGCGGGTGAATGTGATGTCGCTTTTTCTAATCATCCAGTCTCCTGTTTTATAGCAGTGAAGGATAAACAAGTTATAGGTTTCGCTTGTTATGATGTGACTGCAAAAGGTTATTTTGGACCAACAGGTGTTTCTAAAAGGTATAGAGGATTAGGGGTTGGAAAAGTACTTTTACTAAAATGTTTATTGTCTATGAGAGAAGAAGGTTACGGTTATGCAATTATTGGATCCGTTGCTGAAGCTGCTGGGTTTTATGAAAAAACAGTGAATGCAATTACTATTGAAAACTCTTCACCAGGAGTATATGAAAGATTAATTGATAACTAA
- a CDS encoding M1 family metallopeptidase — protein MGTNENQHSSLKLIVLILVFMIFLGVIFFITNESTNLPNNQTNEERVSDTKNNPTEQDETKQFISEQDQSVVTNSLVSFKDFKPNPVPVGSKGSYDLSFEMNEDGKFFVEAEIQVENLSTDDWSEIVFYFIPNVFTAGNEKHQELLQVYEYSIDASADAKINNIYINNQLVDYVLDYDTLKVELKEPMIPKEKKIVSISYEFHVPKYGMRFKQDEGNYHLAQWYPMLANYALGWDKNDYFPVPESYHTNFSDFHVSYDIPQGFTILSSSENDPPSNLTTGEFNAYNVKEMFVAILKSDMYIQTDDIQDIEVRVTSFEEQSQDVDEVMETAKDAISYFHNEVGKYPHKQFDIILGENLPSMEYPGIVTISSLDSLVHEIAHQWFYGMISNDPFDESWLDEGFTTFATSYYFFDYWNYSEQDSFDFPNRHLNYILQEGISEPANVTVFENMNYRIFGLFYGLAPIKIWELLKENGMKDNATIFLKAYYDTYAYKQVSTEEFVRFSQSYFQMEDTIFFEDWLDF, from the coding sequence ATGGGAACTAACGAAAACCAACATAGTTCTTTAAAACTCATCGTTCTGATTCTGGTTTTTATGATTTTTTTGGGAGTCATATTTTTCATTACTAACGAATCTACAAATCTACCAAATAATCAAACAAATGAAGAACGTGTTTCAGATACTAAAAACAATCCAACTGAACAAGATGAAACCAAACAATTTATATCCGAACAAGATCAAAGTGTAGTCACTAATTCACTGGTTTCTTTTAAAGATTTCAAACCAAATCCTGTTCCTGTTGGAAGCAAAGGGAGTTATGACCTTTCCTTTGAAATGAATGAAGATGGAAAGTTTTTTGTGGAAGCAGAAATACAGGTTGAAAATTTATCAACAGATGATTGGTCTGAAATTGTTTTTTATTTCATTCCAAATGTGTTTACAGCAGGAAATGAAAAACATCAGGAATTGTTACAAGTTTACGAATATAGTATCGATGCTAGTGCTGATGCTAAAATAAACAATATTTATATAAACAATCAACTTGTAGATTATGTATTAGATTATGATACTTTAAAAGTGGAATTAAAAGAACCCATGATACCTAAAGAGAAGAAAATAGTCAGTATATCTTATGAATTTCATGTTCCAAAGTATGGAATGCGTTTTAAACAAGATGAAGGAAACTATCATTTAGCTCAGTGGTATCCAATGTTGGCAAATTATGCTTTAGGGTGGGATAAAAATGATTATTTTCCAGTTCCTGAATCCTATCATACGAACTTCTCTGATTTTCATGTTTCTTATGACATTCCACAAGGATTCACAATTTTAAGTTCTTCAGAAAATGACCCACCATCAAACTTAACAACGGGAGAATTTAATGCTTACAATGTAAAAGAAATGTTTGTTGCTATACTAAAGAGTGATATGTATATACAGACGGATGATATACAGGATATAGAAGTTAGAGTAACTTCATTTGAAGAACAATCTCAAGATGTAGATGAAGTCATGGAAACTGCTAAAGATGCAATTTCTTATTTTCACAATGAAGTAGGCAAGTATCCTCATAAACAATTCGATATTATCTTGGGAGAAAACTTACCGAGCATGGAATACCCTGGAATTGTAACGATTTCATCCTTAGACTCACTTGTTCATGAAATTGCTCATCAATGGTTTTATGGCATGATTAGTAATGATCCATTTGATGAAAGCTGGTTAGATGAGGGTTTTACAACTTTTGCAACATCGTACTATTTTTTTGATTACTGGAACTATTCCGAACAAGACTCATTTGATTTTCCTAATCGTCATCTAAACTATATATTGCAAGAAGGAATTTCAGAGCCTGCCAATGTGACTGTTTTTGAAAATATGAATTATAGAATTTTTGGATTATTTTATGGTCTTGCTCCTATAAAAATATGGGAGCTGCTGAAGGAAAATGGAATGAAGGATAATGCAACTATATTTTTAAAAGCTTATTATGATACCTATGCTTATAAACAAGTAAGTACTGAAGAATTTGTAAGGTTTTCACAATCCTATTTCCAAATGGAGGATACTATCTTTTTTGAGGATTGGTTAGATTTTTAA
- a CDS encoding GNAT family N-acetyltransferase, with protein MNQIYEKTDRIILRNTEEKDLDFVIDTEHHKENSPYIRAWKKSDHLNIMSNQERLHLIVENVLNQELVGYVIISGHKNQDHNIEFRRLVIAEKGKGYGKETVNLVKKLAFEKLKAHRLWLDVKEHNHRAFHLYKSLGFKEEGLLRECFLYEGNYESLIIMSILENEYCIK; from the coding sequence ATGAATCAAATATATGAAAAAACAGATAGAATCATTTTGAGGAATACAGAAGAGAAAGATTTGGACTTTGTTATAGATACTGAACATCATAAAGAAAACTCTCCATACATAAGAGCTTGGAAAAAAAGTGATCATTTAAACATAATGTCTAATCAAGAAAGATTACATCTAATAGTTGAGAATGTGTTGAATCAAGAACTTGTTGGATATGTAATTATTTCAGGTCACAAAAACCAAGATCATAATATTGAATTTAGAAGACTTGTTATTGCAGAAAAAGGTAAAGGGTACGGGAAAGAAACTGTAAACCTAGTAAAAAAACTAGCATTTGAAAAACTAAAAGCACATCGACTTTGGTTAGATGTAAAGGAACACAATCATCGTGCGTTTCATTTGTATAAATCATTGGGATTCAAAGAAGAAGGTCTGTTGAGAGAATGTTTTTTATATGAAGGTAACTATGAATCATTGATCATAATGTCAATTCTGGAAAATGAATATTGTATTAAATGA
- the namA gene encoding NADPH dehydrogenase NamA produces the protein MAKKLFSNYTFKNITLKNRIVMSPMCMYSCVKEDGKVMDWHLTHYTSRAVGQVGLIFVEATAVDPQGRISPYDLGIWNDEQFEGLKQLTEMAHQHGSKIGIQLAHAGRKAEVEGNIFAPSAIPFNDEMRTPKEMSIKQINETIQAFKDGARRAKIAGFDVIEIHGAHGYLVSEFLSPLTNHRTDEYGGNAQNRYRFLSEVIEAVKEEWEGPLFVRISANDYASGGNTPNDFIYYAKRMKEQGIDLIDCSSGGVVPASIDAYPGYQVKFADQIRNEGNIATGAVGLIVNGLQAEEILKNERADLIFIGRELLRDPYWARTAAKQLRIEIESPVQYNRAW, from the coding sequence ATGGCAAAGAAATTATTTTCTAATTACACATTTAAAAATATAACTTTAAAAAATCGTATCGTAATGTCACCCATGTGTATGTATTCTTGTGTTAAAGAAGATGGAAAAGTGATGGATTGGCATCTTACTCACTATACAAGTAGAGCGGTAGGGCAGGTTGGTTTAATTTTTGTAGAAGCTACAGCTGTAGATCCTCAAGGGCGGATCTCGCCGTATGATCTGGGAATATGGAATGATGAACAATTTGAAGGTTTAAAACAATTAACTGAAATGGCTCATCAACATGGCAGTAAGATTGGAATACAATTAGCTCACGCAGGTCGTAAAGCAGAAGTAGAGGGCAACATTTTTGCACCCTCGGCTATCCCTTTTAACGATGAAATGAGAACTCCTAAAGAAATGTCCATTAAACAAATAAATGAAACGATTCAAGCCTTTAAAGATGGTGCTCGAAGAGCCAAGATCGCAGGATTTGATGTCATAGAAATCCATGGTGCTCACGGGTATTTAGTAAGTGAGTTTTTATCGCCGTTAACGAATCATAGAACAGATGAATATGGGGGTAATGCTCAAAATCGATATCGTTTTTTATCCGAAGTGATAGAAGCTGTGAAAGAAGAATGGGAAGGACCGCTTTTTGTACGTATATCTGCTAATGATTATGCATCAGGTGGCAATACACCCAATGATTTCATTTATTATGCTAAAAGAATGAAAGAGCAGGGAATAGACTTAATTGATTGCAGTTCAGGAGGCGTTGTCCCTGCTTCCATTGATGCTTATCCTGGTTATCAGGTGAAGTTTGCTGATCAAATTCGAAATGAAGGAAACATTGCTACCGGTGCAGTAGGTTTGATAGTGAATGGATTACAAGCTGAGGAAATTCTTAAGAATGAAAGAGCAGATCTTATTTTTATAGGTCGAGAATTATTAAGAGATCCTTATTGGGCTAGAACAGCCGCTAAGCAATTGCGTATTGAAATCGAAAGTCCTGTTCAATATAACAGAGCTTGGTAA